The genomic stretch TGGCTATCAAATGCCTTTACGGCATATTCATCAAATGCTGTTGTAAAAATCACCGCCGGAGGACACTCTATCAGCTCCAACATCTCAAAGCCATTGATTCGGGGCATTTGGACATCAAGGAATATGAGATCAGGCTCGTGTTGCTGGATGGCTTTCAGACCATCAAAACCATCGTGACAAACTGCCACCACCTCAAAATCCGGAAAAACCTCCAGGTACTCCTCCACAAGCTGTCCCGCCAATGGTTCATCATCAATGATTATGGTTTTGATCATGATTATTCTGTTATCGGTATGCTTAAATTCACGGTATATAATGATGCGGTTTTATCCACACGGAGCAAATCATGCCTGCCAAACAACAGGTACATTCTCCTTTTGACAGATTCCAGCCCGAATCCTTTGCCATTGGAATTGACCGCCTCTGGATCGTAAGGATTGCTGATCATGATATTCAAATACCTACCAAGCTTCGTTATTGCCAATTTAACAAATACTTCGTCCGTCCGTCCATAAACCCCGTGTTTGACAGCGTTTTCCAATAAAGGCTGAATCAGCAAGGAAGGCAATGTCAATGTTTCAACTTCTTCACTCACGGTAAAATCCACCTCCAGACGATGACCAAACCTCACCATTTCTATTTCGGTAAAGAGCCGAAGTGCCTTTACTTCCTCTTTCACACTTACCCACTCCAGCTGGTTTTTACGAATTGTCCCTCTCAAAAACTCAGACAACTGTAACACCATTTCTCGCGCTTTATCAGGCTGCCGCTTCACCAAGGCACTGATGGAGTTTAGGCTGTTAAACAAAAAATGCGGCTGTAGCTGCTGACGAAGATGGTAAAGCTCCGCCTCCTTCGACAGTTTATCGATCATCTCTGCCCGCTTTCTTGCTTCTAGCTGATCTTCCAGCAAACCACCAATGATCAACAAGCCCGTATACGCCCCAAAAAGCAACAGCACAAAAACCCCTCGCACCAAACGTCCGTCATGTAAAAATACCAAATAGTCCGTTTTTTCCTTCATCAGTCGCTCCAGGGCCATCCCTCCGAAAAACACCACCATCCCCCCCAGCACCAACGGCACGGCCACCCAAAGCCATGAATTGGCTTTTTTGGGCTGATAAAACCTGAAAATGTTCTCCAGTAGCATTACCCCCGAAAATATCAGCGGGACAAACACAAGGCTATCGACAAAGCTTACACTGAATTCCACTCCATAGGTCACCAGTAGAAAGGTATTTAAAGCCGCCAGCGAAGCCAGTATAAGGATCAACCTTAGCCAACCATATGGAGTTTTCAGTAGCCTACTGACCATACCTTGGCACCTTAATAGGATTTAATCTCCAATCCCCCAAACAAAACTGTTCCCGTGATGGTCAAGACCTTATTGGACTCACCCGTCGACTGGGGATACATCCGCTTATCCTCCACCCCAGCAAAGATATTGGTCACTCCCATTTT from Echinicola soli encodes the following:
- a CDS encoding sensor histidine kinase; the protein is MVSRLLKTPYGWLRLILILASLAALNTFLLVTYGVEFSVSFVDSLVFVPLIFSGVMLLENIFRFYQPKKANSWLWVAVPLVLGGMVVFFGGMALERLMKEKTDYLVFLHDGRLVRGVFVLLLFGAYTGLLIIGGLLEDQLEARKRAEMIDKLSKEAELYHLRQQLQPHFLFNSLNSISALVKRQPDKAREMVLQLSEFLRGTIRKNQLEWVSVKEEVKALRLFTEIEMVRFGHRLEVDFTVSEEVETLTLPSLLIQPLLENAVKHGVYGRTDEVFVKLAITKLGRYLNIMISNPYDPEAVNSNGKGFGLESVKRRMYLLFGRHDLLRVDKTASLYTVNLSIPITE